A portion of the Paenibacillus marchantiae genome contains these proteins:
- a CDS encoding RICIN domain-containing protein — MKWLKRLGTLLIAGSLITGSLGTEESAAGSYTATADPSKQYQTIEGWGTSLAWWGKVVGEYSNRDEYVEKMFSPTTGLGLNVLRYNIGGGDNPSSNVLEYRKAVPGYQPSPGVYDWNEDANQRYMLQAAKSYGVNVFEAFANSAPYWMTISGSVSGAANGGNNLKPDYYDDFADYLTEVVKHFRDNWGITFDTVTPLNEPISTWWKLGNNQEGMHFDRADQNTILSQVQSSLTAKGLSTKLSAPEEYSLDDTTTSFNSYSSAVKSAISQINTHTYGGSNRASLRNTATSAGKHLWTSEYGDGDASGLTMSRTILKDIRNMGASAWVYWQAVDSADGWGFFKNVLNNTQTTSYTVNQKYYVMGNYSKFIRPGYKIIGMSDANTLAAYDATSGKVVLVTTNSDSSDTAVTYDLSQFTSVGSSAQVHRTSSTEKLQQLTNINIQNKKFTATAKAGSVTTYVISGATYNGSTGYESGAIYKLINRNSGLALDVNGASAAGGATIIQWNDNGAANQQWKLESAGNSYYKIRNVGSGLLLDVNQSSTQGGAALIQWQDNGGNNQQWLPVDVGGYLVLVNRNSGLTVDINQSSTTAGASTIQWADNGGANQHWSLVKVN; from the coding sequence ATGAAATGGTTGAAACGGTTGGGCACCCTGCTAATAGCAGGAAGTCTTATAACAGGGAGCTTGGGTACGGAAGAATCCGCCGCGGGTTCTTATACAGCCACGGCTGATCCCTCGAAGCAATATCAGACTATCGAAGGTTGGGGAACATCCCTTGCCTGGTGGGGCAAAGTGGTCGGAGAGTACTCCAACCGGGATGAGTATGTGGAAAAGATGTTTAGCCCAACAACCGGACTAGGTCTGAACGTCCTGCGTTACAACATTGGAGGTGGCGATAATCCTTCATCAAATGTGCTGGAATATCGCAAAGCCGTGCCGGGATATCAACCTTCCCCGGGCGTGTATGACTGGAATGAAGATGCCAATCAGAGGTATATGCTCCAAGCCGCCAAATCATATGGAGTCAACGTCTTTGAAGCCTTTGCGAACTCGGCACCCTATTGGATGACCATTAGCGGAAGTGTGTCCGGGGCCGCGAATGGTGGCAATAATCTCAAGCCGGATTATTATGATGATTTTGCTGATTATCTCACAGAGGTCGTGAAGCATTTCAGAGATAACTGGGGCATCACGTTTGACACAGTTACCCCGCTTAATGAACCGATCTCCACTTGGTGGAAGCTGGGCAATAATCAGGAGGGTATGCACTTTGATCGGGCAGATCAGAACACGATTCTGAGCCAGGTGCAATCTTCACTTACAGCAAAGGGATTGTCCACGAAGCTGAGCGCACCAGAAGAATACAGTCTGGATGACACAACCACTTCCTTCAACAGTTACAGCAGTGCAGTGAAGTCTGCGATCAGTCAAATTAACACACATACCTATGGCGGAAGCAATCGTGCATCATTGCGGAATACAGCAACTTCAGCGGGAAAACATCTCTGGACCTCAGAATATGGAGACGGGGATGCCAGCGGACTAACGATGTCACGCACGATCCTTAAGGATATACGCAACATGGGGGCGAGTGCGTGGGTCTACTGGCAGGCCGTAGATAGTGCGGATGGCTGGGGATTTTTCAAAAACGTACTGAATAACACGCAAACGACCAGTTACACTGTGAATCAGAAATATTATGTCATGGGCAACTACAGCAAGTTTATTCGTCCTGGTTACAAGATCATCGGCATGAGTGATGCCAATACGCTTGCTGCCTATGATGCTACTTCAGGTAAAGTGGTGCTGGTGACTACCAATTCGGATTCGAGTGATACAGCGGTGACGTATGATTTGAGTCAGTTTACAAGTGTTGGATCGTCTGCTCAAGTACACCGGACCTCCTCTACGGAGAAGTTGCAGCAGTTGACCAACATCAACATTCAGAATAAAAAGTTTACAGCGACCGCCAAAGCGGGCTCGGTTACGACCTATGTCATATCTGGCGCGACGTATAATGGCAGCACAGGATATGAATCCGGGGCGATCTATAAGCTGATCAATCGGAACAGTGGTCTCGCTTTGGATGTGAATGGGGCTTCTGCTGCCGGGGGTGCAACGATCATCCAGTGGAACGACAATGGCGCAGCAAACCAACAATGGAAGTTGGAGTCTGCGGGCAACAGTTATTATAAGATCCGTAACGTAGGCAGTGGTCTGCTGCTGGATGTGAATCAGAGCTCTACTCAAGGAGGAGCAGCCTTGATTCAGTGGCAGGATAACGGGGGCAACAATCAACAATGGTTACCGGTGGATGTCGGAGGATATCTTGTGCTCGTGAACCGCAATAGCGGCTTGACCGTTGATATCAACCAGAGCTCCACAACCGCTGGTGCCTCGACCATTCAATGGGCAGACAATGGTGGAGCCAATCAGCACTGGAGTTTGGTTAAAGTGAATTAA
- a CDS encoding AbfB domain-containing protein: MTVLKETGQPGDIRKLESYNVPGSYIRHYNYVARIDASVSPAEDAQFRIVPGLENATGISFEAMNYPGYFLRNNNGNITLVNNDGSATFQNDATFKRVNGLANAAWTSYASFSNPNLYLRHYNNVLKLEAVVTALDKSDATFREVAQ; the protein is encoded by the coding sequence ATGACCGTGTTGAAAGAAACCGGGCAGCCTGGCGATATCCGCAAGCTGGAGTCCTATAATGTGCCAGGCAGCTATATTCGCCATTATAACTATGTGGCCCGAATCGATGCCAGTGTCAGTCCCGCAGAGGACGCACAGTTTCGCATCGTTCCCGGGCTGGAGAATGCCACAGGAATTTCGTTTGAGGCCATGAATTATCCAGGCTATTTCCTGCGCAATAATAATGGCAACATCACACTGGTGAATAATGACGGCAGTGCTACGTTTCAAAATGATGCCACGTTCAAACGTGTAAATGGACTTGCTAACGCCGCTTGGACATCGTACGCCTCGTTTAGTAACCCGAACCTGTATCTGAGGCATTACAATAATGTGCTGAAATTGGAAGCTGTCGTTACCGCACTCGATAAGTCAGACGCGACCTTCCGAGAGGTTGCACAGTAA
- a CDS encoding family 43 glycosylhydrolase — protein MTDVNERRARAATSVYTISAFTNTSESNLYIYESYNATNYGLLKGPAYTPPANLIRDPSIMKHTDGLYYVVYTTNWSGNTIGIASSTDKVNWTFVRNITLSAPTTIAHTWAPEWFKDSNGSLNIIVSISPGNYENFKPYVITATNATLSSTTWSAATELAGIAPNYIDTFIVKTGSTYHVFTKNETTKYIEYATATSLTGP, from the coding sequence ATGACCGATGTTAACGAGAGGAGAGCCAGAGCAGCAACAAGTGTTTACACGATTTCGGCTTTTACCAATACGAGCGAATCCAATCTGTATATCTATGAATCCTACAATGCGACTAATTACGGTTTGCTTAAAGGGCCTGCCTATACACCCCCGGCCAATCTGATCCGTGATCCCAGCATCATGAAGCATACGGATGGGCTGTATTATGTCGTTTATACCACGAACTGGTCAGGTAATACGATCGGCATCGCATCAAGCACAGATAAGGTGAATTGGACGTTTGTCCGCAATATTACCCTATCTGCACCCACCACGATTGCACATACCTGGGCACCGGAATGGTTCAAAGACAGCAACGGCAGTCTGAACATCATCGTGTCCATCTCCCCAGGCAATTATGAGAACTTCAAACCTTATGTTATCACAGCGACCAATGCAACGCTGTCTTCCACAACATGGTCTGCTGCCACAGAGCTTGCAGGCATTGCACCCAACTACATCGATACCTTCATCGTCAAGACAGGATCAACCTATCACGTATTCACCAAGAATGAAACCACCAAGTATATCGAATATGCTACAGCTACTTCCCTCACTGGACCTTAA